From a single Bacillus sp. NEB1478 genomic region:
- a CDS encoding tetratricopeptide repeat protein — protein sequence MKTIQDAIRLVEHGEVEKGISLLEELTNEATDDEQFEIAELYLNWGHTSKAMTIFNTLLESYPGDGELLVSIAECCLDEGMDEKAISYLEQVQEIDDEYLRALILQADLYESLGLSEVAERKLTVAYEKDKNHPVLAYALGDFYLRQGKFDSSLPLLHQAEKGTDEIDDLTLKLAEALSRAGKFEEALPMYRKALAHNKDLYSLFGHGITAYKAGEFKEAIAALEELKDMDPDYTTLYSILSESYEEEGAIPEAFEVIQEGLKRDEHNENIYIQAARLAYKMHNPEQGEEWVKTALQLNPARIEPLLRLGDQYLREERFEDLISLYKPLTEMKEEIPLMYWHLATASKEMEHFEEALDWYKRAAEFFQDDDLFLEEHAYFLIEEGNQNEAKEMFGKLLKKNPEREDISDVLARLEDF from the coding sequence TTGAAAACAATCCAGGATGCAATAAGACTTGTTGAGCACGGAGAAGTTGAAAAGGGAATTTCTTTATTAGAAGAATTAACGAATGAAGCAACAGATGACGAGCAATTTGAAATTGCTGAACTTTATTTAAATTGGGGACACACTTCAAAAGCAATGACTATTTTTAATACTTTGCTTGAATCGTATCCTGGTGATGGTGAATTGCTGGTGTCCATAGCTGAATGCTGTTTAGATGAAGGAATGGATGAAAAAGCAATTTCTTATCTAGAGCAGGTTCAAGAAATTGATGATGAGTATTTACGAGCATTAATTTTACAAGCTGACCTATATGAAAGCCTTGGACTTTCAGAAGTAGCAGAACGGAAACTGACTGTAGCGTATGAAAAAGATAAAAATCATCCAGTTCTCGCTTATGCATTAGGGGATTTTTACTTGAGACAAGGTAAATTTGATTCGAGCTTGCCTTTGCTTCATCAAGCTGAAAAAGGGACAGATGAAATAGATGATCTTACTCTTAAACTAGCTGAGGCATTGAGCAGGGCAGGAAAGTTTGAAGAAGCTCTTCCAATGTACAGAAAAGCCCTCGCACATAACAAAGACTTATACAGTTTATTCGGTCATGGCATAACGGCTTATAAAGCAGGCGAGTTTAAAGAAGCAATCGCAGCTCTAGAAGAATTAAAGGATATGGATCCTGACTACACGACTCTCTATAGTATTCTTTCAGAGTCATATGAAGAAGAAGGCGCTATACCCGAAGCTTTTGAAGTCATACAAGAAGGCTTAAAGAGAGACGAGCATAACGAGAATATCTACATTCAGGCTGCCAGGCTCGCCTATAAGATGCATAATCCAGAGCAAGGTGAAGAATGGGTAAAAACAGCACTTCAGCTAAATCCAGCACGTATTGAACCGCTGCTCCGTTTAGGCGATCAATATTTACGCGAAGAAAGATTTGAAGATTTAATAAGCTTATACAAACCTCTTACTGAGATGAAGGAAGAAATTCCTCTCATGTACTGGCATCTTGCAACGGCAAGTAAAGAAATGGAACATTTTGAGGAAGCTTTGGACTGGTATAAAAGAGCCGCTGAATTTTTCCAAGACGATGACTTATTTTTAGAAGAACATGCCTATTTTCTTATTGAAGAAGGGAATCAGAATGAGGCAAAAGAAATGTTTGGTAAACTTCTGAAGAAAAACCCGGAAAGGGAAGATATTTCAGACGTTTTAGCCAGACTGGAAGATTTTTAA
- a CDS encoding ReoY family proteolytic degradation factor encodes MSSTVSVLEKKDFIKWFLNHYQLKKRECVWLLNYLVSDDQLMEKVHFVEKAEYCPKAIIMSTQCTDGVPFRFYKQNVLTTDAEKSFHDIRLNQEEEIYLELNFNASRLTPEYASVLEENPHLPQNMSMDKKYGIWAEMVLEKSIETYRRNDLMAKIDEALDQKDYESFTKWTAELKDLEKQPS; translated from the coding sequence ATGAGCAGCACCGTTTCGGTCCTAGAGAAAAAGGATTTTATAAAATGGTTCCTTAATCATTATCAGTTAAAGAAACGCGAATGTGTATGGTTGCTAAATTATTTAGTTAGTGACGATCAGTTGATGGAAAAAGTTCATTTTGTTGAAAAAGCCGAATATTGTCCTAAGGCAATCATAATGTCAACTCAATGTACAGATGGAGTTCCGTTTCGTTTTTACAAACAAAATGTGTTAACTACGGATGCCGAAAAATCATTTCATGACATCCGACTGAATCAAGAAGAAGAAATTTATTTGGAACTGAATTTTAATGCTTCACGGCTCACCCCAGAATACGCTTCTGTATTAGAAGAGAATCCCCACCTGCCGCAAAATATGTCTATGGATAAAAAATATGGCATCTGGGCTGAAATGGTATTGGAGAAATCGATAGAAACTTATCGCAGAAATGATCTTATGGCTAAGATCGATGAAGCACTAGATCAAAAAGACTATGAAAGTTTTACAAAATGGACCGCAGAGTTAAAGGATTTAGAAAAACAGCCTTCATAA
- a CDS encoding YpiF family protein, with protein sequence MKWKTKDADLFLKSGEYVDSLLIPLTPVDFKQDFKSSVSMGEYTDLLCEEIERQLQGRLFLGPKFTYVKEMSDTSPLENLNNLLKHIADSGHFKHIFLMTSDVSWKEFEHTMNGQLFWIPALPLENMDEKYKLEVIKEQVKPLFQLIFNEWQRDVNS encoded by the coding sequence ATGAAATGGAAAACGAAGGATGCTGATTTGTTTTTAAAATCTGGCGAATATGTTGATAGTCTATTAATCCCGTTAACACCTGTCGATTTCAAACAAGACTTTAAAAGCAGTGTCTCCATGGGTGAATATACAGATCTGCTCTGTGAAGAAATTGAAAGGCAGCTGCAAGGAAGATTATTTTTAGGACCGAAATTTACATATGTGAAAGAAATGAGTGACACCTCACCATTAGAAAATTTAAATAATTTGCTGAAACATATAGCTGATTCCGGGCATTTTAAACATATCTTTTTAATGACGAGCGATGTGAGCTGGAAGGAATTTGAGCATACTATGAATGGACAACTTTTTTGGATACCTGCATTGCCTTTAGAAAATATGGATGAAAAATATAAGCTCGAAGTCATAAAAGAACAAGTGAAACCGCTTTTTCAGCTTATCTTTAACGAGTGGCAGAGGGATGTTAATTCTTGA
- a CDS encoding ubiquinol-cytochrome c reductase iron-sulfur subunit — MSKEDISRRQFLNYTLTGVGGFMAAGMLMPMVRFALDPILEPSGDQKMVAVTEVDKLTNEPKRFDYKVKQKDGWYESDVTLSAWVYKAKNGDVIALSPVCKHLGCTVDWNTDPSHPGQFYCPCHFGRYTKDGTNVKGTPPLAPLDVFESKVKDGKLYLGKAKPRKGA, encoded by the coding sequence ATGTCAAAGGAAGATATTTCAAGACGTCAGTTCTTAAACTACACGTTAACTGGCGTAGGTGGATTTATGGCTGCCGGTATGCTGATGCCAATGGTCCGTTTTGCTCTGGATCCGATTTTAGAACCGAGCGGAGATCAAAAAATGGTAGCGGTTACTGAAGTGGATAAGCTAACAAACGAACCGAAGCGTTTTGACTACAAAGTCAAACAAAAAGACGGCTGGTACGAGTCTGATGTAACACTGTCTGCCTGGGTTTATAAAGCGAAGAATGGTGATGTTATCGCACTATCTCCGGTATGTAAACACTTAGGTTGTACAGTAGACTGGAATACAGATCCGTCGCACCCTGGACAATTCTACTGTCCTTGCCATTTTGGCCGTTATACGAAGGATGGTACGAACGTAAAGGGTACCCCACCACTTGCACCACTTGATGTATTTGAGAGCAAGGTGAAAGATGGAAAGCTTTATTTAGGAAAGGCAAAACCAAGAAAGGGGGCGTAA
- the qcrB gene encoding menaquinol-cytochrome c reductase cytochrome b subunit, which produces MLQKVYDWVDERLDITPLWRDVADHEVPEHVNPAHHFSAFVYCFGGLTFFITVIQILSGMFLTMYYVPDIVNAWESVYYLQNQVAFGVIVRGMHHWGASLVIVMMFLHTLRVFFQGAYKKPRELNWIVGVLIFFVMLGLGFTGYLLPWDMKALFATKVGIQIAETIPVVGPIAKTFLAGGEIIGAQTLTRFFAIHVFFLPAALLGLMGAHFLMIRKQGISGPL; this is translated from the coding sequence ATGCTACAAAAGGTTTATGACTGGGTAGATGAGCGCTTGGATATTACGCCGCTTTGGAGAGACGTTGCAGATCACGAAGTACCAGAACACGTTAACCCTGCGCATCACTTTTCTGCGTTTGTTTACTGTTTTGGCGGATTAACCTTCTTTATTACGGTCATCCAAATTTTATCAGGAATGTTTTTAACCATGTATTATGTACCTGATATTGTGAATGCATGGGAATCTGTGTATTATCTGCAAAATCAAGTGGCATTTGGTGTGATCGTACGTGGTATGCACCACTGGGGCGCGAGCCTAGTAATTGTAATGATGTTCTTACATACATTGCGCGTATTTTTCCAGGGAGCTTATAAAAAGCCAAGAGAGTTAAACTGGATTGTTGGAGTACTTATTTTCTTTGTTATGTTAGGTTTAGGTTTCACAGGTTATCTTTTACCTTGGGATATGAAAGCGCTATTTGCGACAAAAGTAGGAATCCAGATTGCAGAAACGATTCCTGTTGTTGGCCCTATTGCAAAAACATTCCTTGCCGGTGGAGAGATTATTGGGGCACAGACGCTTACGCGGTTCTTTGCGATTCACGTATTCTTCCTTCCAGCAGCATTGTTAGGGTTAATGGGAGCTCACTTCTTAATGATTCGTAAACAAGGTATTTCCGGACCATTGTAA
- a CDS encoding c-type cytochrome, which translates to MHRGKGMKFVGDSRVPVERKPNIPKDYSEYPGKTEAFWPNFLLKEWMVGAVFLIGYLILTIVHESPLEKKADPTDAGYIPLPDWYFLFLYQLLKYKYAAGDYVLIGTVIIPGLAFGALMLAPFLDSGVERRPSRRPIATGLMLLGLISITYLTWESVVTHDWEKAKTQGKIVHVTFDENDPGYQIYQKQSCVGCHGNTLGGGAGPSLIGTGLKPEEIMKIAKEGKPPAMPANAFKGSDEDLKKLAEFISKLEK; encoded by the coding sequence ATGCATCGCGGTAAAGGGATGAAGTTTGTCGGAGACTCTCGTGTTCCAGTAGAACGTAAGCCGAATATTCCAAAAGATTATTCGGAGTATCCTGGAAAAACGGAAGCGTTCTGGCCGAACTTTCTTTTAAAAGAATGGATGGTTGGTGCCGTATTCTTAATCGGTTACTTAATTTTAACCATCGTTCATGAATCTCCTTTGGAGAAAAAAGCTGACCCTACCGATGCCGGATATATTCCTCTTCCAGACTGGTACTTCCTATTTTTATACCAGCTCTTGAAGTACAAGTATGCGGCAGGGGATTATGTTCTTATCGGTACTGTAATTATACCTGGTTTAGCATTTGGTGCTTTAATGTTAGCGCCGTTCCTTGATTCTGGTGTAGAAAGACGTCCATCCAGACGTCCGATTGCAACTGGATTGATGCTATTAGGTCTGATTTCCATTACATATTTAACATGGGAATCCGTCGTGACCCATGATTGGGAAAAAGCAAAAACTCAAGGTAAAATCGTTCATGTGACTTTTGATGAAAATGATCCTGGTTATCAAATTTATCAAAAACAAAGCTGTGTAGGCTGTCACGGTAATACACTTGGCGGTGGAGCCGGTCCTTCGTTAATCGGTACAGGTTTAAAGCCTGAGGAGATTATGAAGATCGCTAAAGAAGGTAAACCGCCAGCAATGCCAGCTAATGCATTTAAAGGTTCTGATGAAGATCTAAAGAAATTAGCGGAGTTTATCTCAAAACTTGAGAAATAA
- a CDS encoding DUF1405 domain-containing protein translates to MWFFTILKEKWFLSTLLLVNILGTIYGYYWYGYQLEQTPWYFLPFVPDSPTACLFFVFVLIGFLTKKQSGLFEALAAGSLFKYGIWAVGMNLGGALVGTPLDATNYMLIFSHFGMALQGILYARYYKIKEWHVGMAALWLVHNEIIDYVYGMMPTYSVLAPYGHLIGYLTFWLSVITILLLWRMKSRSNLLN, encoded by the coding sequence ATGTGGTTTTTCACGATATTGAAAGAGAAATGGTTTCTTTCCACTCTTCTTCTCGTCAATATTTTAGGGACGATTTACGGTTATTACTGGTATGGATATCAATTGGAGCAAACGCCGTGGTATTTTTTGCCCTTCGTTCCGGATAGTCCGACTGCCTGTTTATTTTTTGTATTTGTTTTAATTGGTTTTTTGACGAAAAAGCAATCAGGTTTGTTTGAAGCTCTGGCAGCGGGTTCGTTGTTTAAATATGGAATCTGGGCTGTTGGAATGAACCTGGGGGGTGCACTAGTCGGTACTCCTTTAGATGCTACAAACTATATGCTGATCTTTTCGCATTTTGGCATGGCTCTTCAAGGTATCTTATATGCGCGGTATTATAAGATAAAAGAATGGCATGTAGGAATGGCGGCACTTTGGTTAGTACATAATGAAATCATAGACTATGTCTATGGAATGATGCCAACTTATTCAGTGTTAGCACCTTACGGACACTTAATCGGCTACTTGACATTCTGGCTGTCTGTGATAACGATTCTATTATTGTGGAGAATGAAGAGCCGCAGCAATCTATTAAATTGA
- a CDS encoding sporulation protein YpjB, whose translation MKRLGWAFTVLCLAFGLAIPAIAGNHTSNEQKEWSEINELTAEIWELGKIERFDEAADVLEFAAADISKTGEVITLRPDQQRLVEYTLSEALMSIQNPEWTKEKKMNKLTEVRLLVDALQTDYEPLWKKTGLMILEPFISMEKGINKNDYSYFHQAVNLLLQRYETVRPALSVDLSSKEMDRLDEHVSFVDHNRSAILTDENHQKQLEVAAADFEALFFAKKDDSEPSLFWLIFSIGGIISSTLFYVGWRKYKGDKEEELRVPQKR comes from the coding sequence ATGAAAAGGTTAGGATGGGCATTTACTGTTTTATGTTTAGCGTTTGGACTTGCTATTCCAGCAATTGCTGGCAATCATACTTCTAATGAACAAAAAGAATGGTCAGAAATAAATGAACTTACTGCTGAAATATGGGAACTCGGAAAGATTGAACGCTTCGACGAGGCTGCTGATGTGCTTGAATTTGCCGCAGCAGATATCTCAAAGACCGGGGAAGTAATTACGCTCAGACCGGATCAGCAGCGATTGGTGGAATATACGTTATCTGAGGCATTAATGTCTATTCAAAACCCAGAATGGACAAAAGAGAAGAAAATGAATAAATTAACTGAAGTCCGGCTTTTGGTAGATGCTCTCCAAACAGATTATGAGCCATTATGGAAGAAAACCGGTTTGATGATATTGGAACCGTTTATAAGCATGGAAAAAGGTATAAATAAGAATGATTATTCATATTTTCACCAAGCTGTAAATTTACTGCTTCAGCGTTATGAAACCGTACGGCCTGCCTTGTCCGTAGATCTAAGTTCTAAAGAAATGGACCGACTCGATGAACATGTATCATTTGTTGATCATAATCGATCTGCAATACTTACAGACGAGAATCATCAAAAACAATTGGAGGTAGCTGCTGCAGACTTTGAAGCCCTCTTTTTTGCAAAAAAGGACGATTCTGAACCTTCTTTGTTCTGGCTGATCTTTTCAATTGGCGGTATTATCTCATCTACATTATTTTATGTGGGATGGAGAAAATATAAAGGTGATAAGGAAGAAGAGCTGCGTGTTCCTCAAAAGAGGTAA
- a CDS encoding zinc metallopeptidase, which translates to MGGFLIYFAFLLIIPLWAQSRVKGTYKKYSKVANSTGRTGAEVAREILNQNGLYDVQIEPVRGRLSDHYDPRSKVVRLSEENYYGSSIAGAAVAAHEVGHAIQDAEGYAFLRFRHALVPVANIGSNFSFLLILGGMLLHAANLFLLGIIFMGAAVLFQLITLPVEFNASSRAMDQIVATGLIRNNEERGARKVLNAAALTYVAGALVALLELARFIFMFMGMNNDD; encoded by the coding sequence ATGGGTGGATTTTTAATCTACTTTGCCTTTTTACTCATCATCCCTTTATGGGCACAAAGTAGAGTAAAAGGAACTTACAAAAAGTATTCAAAAGTAGCAAATTCTACAGGAAGAACTGGAGCAGAAGTTGCTAGAGAAATATTGAACCAAAATGGATTGTATGATGTTCAAATCGAACCTGTCAGAGGGAGACTTTCAGATCATTATGATCCCCGTTCAAAAGTCGTTCGATTATCAGAGGAAAATTATTATGGAAGTTCGATTGCAGGAGCGGCAGTTGCAGCCCATGAGGTAGGACATGCGATTCAAGATGCTGAAGGGTATGCTTTCTTACGTTTTAGACATGCGCTCGTACCTGTAGCTAACATCGGTTCGAATTTTTCATTTTTATTAATATTGGGTGGTATGCTTCTGCACGCCGCTAATTTATTTTTACTCGGTATCATCTTTATGGGAGCAGCTGTATTATTCCAGCTGATCACCCTTCCTGTTGAGTTCAATGCGAGCAGCAGGGCAATGGATCAAATTGTAGCGACTGGCTTAATCCGCAACAATGAAGAGAGAGGTGCTCGTAAAGTCCTTAACGCTGCAGCGTTAACGTATGTTGCGGGAGCACTTGTAGCACTGCTCGAACTTGCACGATTTATCTTTATGTTTATGGGGATGAATAATGACGATTAA
- a CDS encoding YitT family protein has translation MTYPIKLKNIFFILLGSAIFSFGIVHFNMTNNLAEGGFTGITLILYFLFSIDPSYSNLALNIPLFFVGWKLLGKNSFVYTIIGTVAVSIFLYIFQHYSSITIDLKKDMTLAALFAGVFIGVGLGIIFRYGGTTGGVDIIARLGHKYLGWSMGKTMFTFDFVVIAVSLIYLDYREAMYTLVAVFIGARVIDFMQEGAYAGKAVMIVSERNAEIAANIMKELDRGATILNGKGSFTGQLREVLYCVIAKNEIVRLKQVIERIDPHAFVTVNDVHEVIGEGFTLDADKNPIGR, from the coding sequence ATGACTTATCCGATCAAACTCAAAAATATTTTTTTCATTCTTTTGGGATCAGCCATTTTTTCATTCGGCATTGTACATTTTAACATGACAAATAATTTGGCAGAAGGCGGTTTTACAGGGATTACCTTAATCCTCTATTTCTTATTTTCAATTGATCCTTCCTATTCCAACCTAGCTTTGAATATACCTCTGTTCTTCGTAGGATGGAAATTACTTGGAAAGAATTCGTTTGTTTATACGATTATTGGTACTGTTGCTGTATCTATATTCTTATATATTTTTCAGCATTATTCCTCAATTACAATCGATCTAAAAAAAGATATGACACTCGCAGCACTATTTGCAGGTGTTTTCATCGGCGTGGGTCTAGGCATTATCTTTCGATACGGAGGCACTACTGGCGGTGTAGATATAATAGCCCGGCTTGGTCATAAATATTTGGGATGGAGTATGGGAAAAACGATGTTTACATTTGATTTTGTCGTGATTGCTGTATCTCTTATATATCTTGACTATCGGGAAGCGATGTATACATTAGTAGCTGTATTTATCGGTGCAAGAGTAATTGATTTTATGCAAGAAGGTGCATATGCCGGCAAAGCCGTTATGATCGTTTCTGAACGAAATGCTGAGATTGCGGCGAACATCATGAAGGAACTTGACAGAGGAGCTACAATATTAAACGGTAAAGGAAGCTTTACAGGTCAACTTCGAGAAGTTCTTTATTGTGTAATTGCAAAAAATGAAATCGTTCGTTTAAAACAAGTTATTGAAAGAATCGATCCGCATGCATTTGTAACAGTAAACGATGTTCATGAAGTAATCGGCGAGGGTTTTACGCTGGATGCTGATAAAAATCCAATTGGAAGATAG
- a CDS encoding nucleotide pyrophosphohydrolase has translation MYQSDQVGVRYLSNRTLKESQEIVDKYISQFKEGYFSPLAMLARLTEELGELAREINHYHGEKPKKNTEDANTIEEELGDLFFVLICLANSLDIDIDEALTAVMKKFNTRDKDRWTRIDEEEKNNG, from the coding sequence ATGTACCAGTCTGATCAGGTAGGAGTGAGATATTTGTCAAATCGTACACTAAAAGAAAGTCAGGAAATCGTAGATAAATACATATCACAATTTAAAGAGGGTTATTTTAGTCCCTTAGCCATGCTTGCAAGACTGACAGAAGAGCTTGGTGAACTCGCACGGGAAATTAACCACTATCATGGTGAAAAACCAAAGAAGAATACTGAAGATGCCAACACAATAGAAGAAGAACTTGGCGATCTATTCTTTGTATTAATATGTCTTGCAAACTCATTGGATATTGACATAGATGAAGCACTTACTGCAGTAATGAAAAAATTCAATACACGTGATAAAGATAGATGGACACGTATTGATGAAGAGGAGAAAAACAATGGATAA
- the dapB gene encoding 4-hydroxy-tetrahydrodipicolinate reductase, producing the protein MDNIKIILAGPRGKMGQEALKMIEQTPHFVLAAAIDSKNDGMQVKDLDGCPSTIEAPVYDDAENCIQSVEADVLIDLTRPDIGKKHLELALNHGLRTVIGTTGFSSDDLERLSELAHEKKTGAIIAPNFAIGAILMMKFSQMAAKYLPDIEIIEKHHDQKLDAPSGTALKTAQLITEVRQQKTQGHPDEKEDLQGARGAELEGIRIHSVRLPGLVAHQEVLFGGEGQLLTIRHDSMNRTSFMPGVRLAAESVMKIEGLVYGLENIME; encoded by the coding sequence ATGGATAATATAAAAATAATTTTAGCTGGTCCACGCGGTAAAATGGGGCAGGAAGCATTAAAGATGATTGAACAAACTCCGCATTTTGTACTTGCAGCTGCTATTGATTCAAAAAATGATGGGATGCAAGTAAAAGATCTCGATGGATGTCCTTCTACTATAGAAGCACCCGTATATGATGATGCAGAAAATTGTATCCAGTCTGTTGAAGCGGATGTTCTTATTGATTTAACTCGTCCAGACATCGGAAAAAAACATCTTGAGCTGGCATTGAATCATGGTTTAAGAACGGTAATTGGTACAACTGGTTTTAGCAGCGATGACCTTGAAAGGTTATCGGAACTTGCTCATGAAAAGAAAACAGGTGCCATCATTGCTCCAAACTTTGCTATTGGGGCAATATTGATGATGAAATTTTCTCAAATGGCAGCCAAGTATTTGCCAGATATTGAGATTATAGAAAAGCATCATGACCAAAAATTAGATGCACCATCTGGTACAGCATTAAAAACCGCTCAGCTAATTACTGAAGTTCGTCAGCAAAAAACACAGGGCCACCCGGATGAAAAAGAAGATTTACAGGGTGCAAGAGGGGCAGAACTAGAGGGAATAAGAATTCATAGTGTCAGATTGCCAGGTCTTGTTGCACATCAAGAAGTTTTATTTGGCGGTGAAGGGCAGCTGTTAACAATAAGACATGATTCTATGAATAGAACTTCTTTTATGCCTGGTGTTAGGCTTGCGGCTGAAAGTGTTATGAAAATAGAAGGGCTGGTATACGGCCTTGAAAATATTATGGAATAA
- the mgsA gene encoding methylglyoxal synthase: protein MRIALIAHDKKKNDMINFTVAYAPILREHTLFATGTTGFKINEATNLPIKRFQSGPLGGDQQIGALIAENELDLVLFFRDPLTAQPHEPDVSALMRLCDVYQIPLATNVASAELFIRSLDRGDLDWRKIIDEREPGN, encoded by the coding sequence ATGAGAATAGCTCTTATTGCACACGATAAGAAAAAGAACGACATGATCAATTTTACGGTAGCATATGCTCCTATTCTGAGGGAACATACGCTTTTTGCAACAGGAACAACAGGTTTTAAAATTAATGAAGCAACTAATTTACCGATTAAAAGGTTTCAATCAGGTCCGCTAGGCGGAGATCAGCAAATTGGTGCTCTAATCGCCGAAAACGAACTGGACCTTGTATTGTTTTTTAGAGACCCATTGACAGCACAGCCTCATGAGCCGGATGTTTCGGCATTAATGCGTTTATGTGATGTATATCAAATACCGCTTGCTACCAATGTCGCAAGTGCTGAGTTGTTTATCCGTTCATTAGACCGGGGAGATTTAGACTGGCGAAAAATTATCGATGAAAGAGAGCCGGGTAATTAA
- the bshB1 gene encoding bacillithiol biosynthesis deacetylase BshB1 has protein sequence MELSNWLAIGAHADDVEIGMGATIKKETNRGRNVIICDLTEAERSSNGDVVTRKKEAGKAAEILGVSKRMNLRLPDRGLHLIDEYIMRIVTCIRKEKPEYVFAPYWVDRHPDHGNCAKLVKEAVFSAGIKKITDLQQLPAHKVKKMFYYMINSTEKPSLYVDVSETYAEKIEALKAYPSQFIKSENSVDTPLTNGYIERVEARDRLNGFDAGTVFAEGFITEQIYVTNHL, from the coding sequence ATGGAACTTTCTAATTGGCTGGCGATAGGTGCACATGCGGATGATGTAGAAATCGGAATGGGTGCAACAATTAAAAAAGAAACAAATAGAGGACGCAATGTAATTATATGTGATCTGACAGAAGCTGAACGGTCATCTAATGGAGATGTTGTGACTCGAAAGAAAGAAGCAGGAAAGGCAGCAGAGATATTAGGAGTATCAAAAAGGATGAACTTAAGGCTTCCTGATCGGGGACTTCATTTAATAGACGAATATATTATGCGCATTGTTACTTGCATCCGTAAGGAGAAACCTGAATATGTATTCGCACCATATTGGGTAGATCGGCATCCCGATCATGGGAATTGTGCAAAGCTTGTGAAAGAAGCTGTATTTTCCGCAGGCATTAAAAAGATCACAGATTTGCAGCAATTACCGGCGCACAAAGTTAAAAAAATGTTTTATTACATGATTAACAGTACCGAAAAACCTTCTCTTTATGTGGATGTAAGCGAAACCTATGCTGAAAAAATAGAAGCTTTAAAAGCGTACCCGTCACAATTCATCAAATCAGAGAACAGCGTGGATACTCCACTGACAAACGGATATATCGAGCGAGTCGAAGCACGTGACCGGTTAAATGGTTTTGATGCAGGTACAGTTTTTGCGGAAGGATTTATTACAGAACAGATATATGTTACAAACCATTTGTAA